Part of the Magnetococcales bacterium genome, GAGATCAACTCTCTGGGTTGCGGCGAATGCCGTCCGCCGTTCCGGGAGTCCCTGAGCGCCTTTCTGGAGGGGCATCGGGAGGCCTTGTGCGAGGATTGCCGGCGGCGTCTGGAACGCAACCCCCTGCGGGTTCTGGATTGCAAGGTGGACGGCTGCCGCCGCGTGGCTTTGGAGGCGCCGAAGATGATCGAACACCTCTGCCCGGCCTGCGAAAGCCATTTCCAGGGGGTGGAGCGGCTGCTGGGCGCCATGGGGCGTTCCTTCCGGCGCAATGCGTTGATGGTGCGCGGTTTGGACTATTACACCCGCACCACCTTCGAGGTGACCACGGAGCTGCTGGGTTCCCAGAACGCCGTGGCGGCGGGGGGGCGTTACGACGGTCTGGTGGGCGCCTTGGGCGGACCGGCCACGCCGGCGGTGGGTTTCGCCCTGGGAATGGAACGGGTGATCCTGCTGCTGGAAGGGCGGCAGGTTCCGGCGGTGACGCCCCAGGTCCACCTGATCACTCTGGGGGCTGCGGCGGAAGAGGCGGGCATGGCCCTGGCCGGTGAACTGCGCCAGGCCGGTCTGCGGGTGGACGGGGGACTCATGGCGGGCTCCCTGAAGAGCCAGATGAAGCGGGCGGGACGGGGTGGCGCCCCCTGGACGGTGATCATCGGCGAGGACGAGGTGGTTTCGGGGCGGGTGGTGCTGCGTCGCATGGACGAAGGGACGCAGGAGACGCTCGGTACGACGGATGCGGTTTCCCGGTTGCGGCAGTGGGCCGGGACGGCGATTTGACGGAAAGGGAGTACGGTCATGGCCCAGACGGACGATTTCATCGAGCAGGTCAACGAAGAGCTGGAAAAGGACGAGTTTCGCAAATACTGGCAGGAGAATCGCGGTCGCATCCTGCTGATGGTCGGGCTGTTCTTCGGGTCGCTCTTCGCCTATGTCGGCTGGCAGGATTATCGGCACGGTCAGGATGAGTCCGATTCCCGGCAGTTCGCCATCGGGCAGGCGCGACTGGCGGCCAAGGATGCTCCCGGCGCGGCGGCGGCTTTGGACAAGCTGCTGAAAGAGGGCGCCGGTCCCGGCTACACCCCGTTGGGAGGACTGTTGCGCGCCCAGGCTCTGGTCAAGGCCGGCAAAGCCGACGAAGCACACGGTCAATTGGTGCAGTCGATTGCCGCCGTTTCGGATCCGGTCCTGAAGGATTTACTCCGCATGCAGGATGCCAATTTGCGGGTGGATCAGGCCACGGATCGCGCCGCCGTCAAGGCATTGCTCGCGGATATCGGTGCGGAGTCCCCGTTCCGGCCCCACGCTTTGGAGCTGGAAGGGGTTTGGCTGCTGCAACACGGAGAGGAGGCGGAGGCCTTGAAGCTGTTCAAGGAGGCCTTACTGGCCAATCCCTCGGGATCGTTGCGGGATCGCCTGTCGCGACAGGTGCGGCGCATGGGAGGCTGACGCATGAATCGAACCGGGTTGTTGCGGGTTGTTCTGGGGGTATCGCTGGCGGCGCTGCTGGGTGGCTGCGGCGTCAGCAAGTGGGTCGGCGTGGGGGGCGAGCCGGTGGTGGCCGGGGACCACTTCACCGCGCCGAATCCGGGGCGCGGGGTGGGACTGCGCAAGGTTTGGAAGGAGTCGCTCTCCGCCGCCGCGAAGGGGGTGTTGCCCCATCCGGGACGGATTGTGGTCACGGGGGATCGGGTTTATGTGGCCACGGCGGAAGAGGGGGGACTCTTCTCTTCCGCCACGCGCGGCATGGTGAACTGTCTGGAAGTGGGCAGCGGACGGGTGATCTGGCGGGCCGATCTGCCGGGAGCCGCCAGCGGCGGTGTCGCGGTGGACGAAAACCTGGTTTATGTCGGCACCCTGGATGGCGATGTGGTGGCGTTGCGTCGGGACAAAGGCGAACTGGCCTGGAAGACCCGGGTTTCCACCAAGGTGACCTCGGCTCCTGCGGTGGCGAGGGATCGGTTGCTGGTCACCACCCTGGACAGCCGCACCTATGCCTTGAACACCGCCGATGGCAGTCGGGTCTGGATTCACGCCTCCACACCGGAATCCCTGGTGCTGATGGGTGGAGCCACACCCACGGTGGTGGGGGATACGGCCTTCGTGGGTTATCCTTCGGGTGAGGTCTTCGCCTTGGGAACGGCGGATGGCAAGGTGCGCTGGACGGCCAATCTGACCGCCATCGGCGGACGCAGCGAGGTTGATCTGTTGCAGGATGTGGATGCGTCCATCGTGCTCTCCTCCCGCAAGATCTTCGCCGTCAACCATCAGGGTCATGTGGCGGCCCTCTTTCCGCCCACCGGGGCGCGGGTTTGGGAACGGCGCGCTTCGGCAATTCGCAGCCCGCTGCTGCTGGGGCGGCGTCTGATCGTGGCGGATGTCGAGGGCAATGTGCTGGCCCTCGATGCGGAGGATGGGGGCTTGATCTGGCAGAACCGGGTGTCGGACGGTCTGTTGACGGCGCCGGTGTTGTTGGGCGAGCAGGTGTTGATCGGTGACAATCGGGGTCGTTTGATGACGCTGGATCCCGCTTCGGGGCGGGTGACGGGGCTGGATCAGGTGGATGAGGAGTTGCTGGCCGATCCGGTGGTGACGGAGCGGGGTCTTTTGTTGTGGACCAATCGGGGCAATCTGATCCGGTACGAATCCGGTTCTTGATAATACGGGGGTCCGGGGGGGGATTATCCCCCCCGGCGGGGTTCGGGGCAGCGCCCCGAGGTTCTGACGTTGACGTTGACGTAGCGGGTCGAAGCCAACAGAAGAAACGCCCAACCAGGCATTTTCGCCGAACGCTGTTGTTACTTCGACCCGCCGGAGGGGGCCAGGGGAGGGCTTCATCCTCCCCATCCTTGAACGCGCCGGCAAGATAGAGTCGGGTCAAAAGACTTAAAGAAGGAGTAACTATTCAGACCCCTGCCCAGCGCGGCATGATCGTGCCAACGGCGAAAGGAAAAGTCCCAGGGGTGCCCCCTGGACCCCATGGGGTTGAACGTCAACAGCAAAAGGAAAAGTCCCAGGGCTCTGCCCTGGACACGTCGGGGGGATAATCCCCCCCGAACCCCCGTATATCTGAACAGATACAAGAAGGACTCTCGAATTTAAACCCGAACAAGGCGGAATGGGCGCCTCCCAAAAGGATGGGGAGGATGCGGCCCTCCCCTGGCCCCCTTCGGGCGGGTCGAAGATGTGACAGGGTTTGGAAGCGGTGCGAAGTTGGCCATTTCTTCTTTGGGCTTCGACCCGCCAGAGGCCAGGTCAACACCTCGGGGCGCTGCCCCGAACCCCGCCGGGGGGGATAATCCCCCCCCGGCCCCCCGTATTTCGTTTTTCATGAAGGATGGTGCGGTCATGATGCCGCTTGTCGCCTTGGTGGGACGCCCCAACGTGGGCAAATCCACACTGTTCAACCGTCTGACCCGCAGCCGCCAGGCCCTGGTGGACGACACCCCCGGCCTGACCCGGGATCGGCAATACGGCAAAGGCGTCTGGGAAGAGATGCCCTTCCGGATCGTGGACACCGGCGGTTTCGCCGAACCCGGCGAAGAGATGGCCGATCGCATCCGGGAACAGGCCCTGGTAGCCATGGAAGAGGCGGACGGGGTGATTCTGGTCACCGATGGCCGCTCCGGTCTGCTGCCGGACGATCAGGAGATCGCCGAGCGGCTGCGCCGTTCCGGCAAGGCCTTCGTTTGCGCGGTCAACAAATGCGAAAGCCGGGAAGCGGACGCCTCCTCGGGCGAATTCTTCCGCATGGGTGTGGGCGACGTGATGCCGATTTCGGCTCTGCATGGCCTGGGCGTCGACGATTTGATGGAACGGTTGTTCGCCAAACTGCATCATCCGGAGCCGGAGACGGCGGAAACGGGCCATCCG contains:
- a CDS encoding histidine--tRNA ligase, producing the protein MMQGVRGIRDILPAEVPHWRLLEETARRIFALYACEEIRVPILEATALFTRAVGEATDIVEKEMYTFPDRGGESLSLRPEGTAVVVRSVVEHGLVRMPPCRVWYSGAMFRRERPQKGRYRQFHQIGCEFFGPESYQADVEVMDLILRLFDELGLGQSVRLEINSLGCGECRPPFRESLSAFLEGHREALCEDCRRRLERNPLRVLDCKVDGCRRVALEAPKMIEHLCPACESHFQGVERLLGAMGRSFRRNALMVRGLDYYTRTTFEVTTELLGSQNAVAAGGRYDGLVGALGGPATPAVGFALGMERVILLLEGRQVPAVTPQVHLITLGAAAEEAGMALAGELRQAGLRVDGGLMAGSLKSQMKRAGRGGAPWTVIIGEDEVVSGRVVLRRMDEGTQETLGTTDAVSRLRQWAGTAI
- a CDS encoding tetratricopeptide repeat protein → MAQTDDFIEQVNEELEKDEFRKYWQENRGRILLMVGLFFGSLFAYVGWQDYRHGQDESDSRQFAIGQARLAAKDAPGAAAALDKLLKEGAGPGYTPLGGLLRAQALVKAGKADEAHGQLVQSIAAVSDPVLKDLLRMQDANLRVDQATDRAAVKALLADIGAESPFRPHALELEGVWLLQHGEEAEALKLFKEALLANPSGSLRDRLSRQVRRMGG
- a CDS encoding PQQ-binding-like beta-propeller repeat protein, which encodes MNRTGLLRVVLGVSLAALLGGCGVSKWVGVGGEPVVAGDHFTAPNPGRGVGLRKVWKESLSAAAKGVLPHPGRIVVTGDRVYVATAEEGGLFSSATRGMVNCLEVGSGRVIWRADLPGAASGGVAVDENLVYVGTLDGDVVALRRDKGELAWKTRVSTKVTSAPAVARDRLLVTTLDSRTYALNTADGSRVWIHASTPESLVLMGGATPTVVGDTAFVGYPSGEVFALGTADGKVRWTANLTAIGGRSEVDLLQDVDASIVLSSRKIFAVNHQGHVAALFPPTGARVWERRASAIRSPLLLGRRLIVADVEGNVLALDAEDGGLIWQNRVSDGLLTAPVLLGEQVLIGDNRGRLMTLDPASGRVTGLDQVDEELLADPVVTERGLLLWTNRGNLIRYESGS